The Oncorhynchus mykiss isolate Arlee chromosome 30, USDA_OmykA_1.1, whole genome shotgun sequence genome includes a window with the following:
- the si:ch211-106e7.2 gene encoding uncharacterized protein si:ch211-106e7.2 isoform X2 — protein MAEGETEKPRRMQTTWPQSGPDRSVTGQSSSPQVTSGQLSGNPSTSSHQYGMVRPSVAYTLGREVGPVVPYTQGGECLPHSSQVTSVGYLSGQTQNQQAPTKGQTLMATSPLLTSLLTNNAAAQLTGVTSQSGYHHTLPGRVNDAFQTTFQQGHRSLGVNGNNSQRLVQDGQGATIHCPSDINASLNTNCIYLQRPASGSQQLVLDRQEGTSSGTSAALAMGRSPNHVNHQWTVVSGKDSSRMAVQALHQGYPQTPNSLQIAQETSSVPSRTSPRSPTAYKQLYLILNQNNNNRTEMNRVQHGTPVQTDPSNHSQMYPFQPLTDSNNQVNLPNATVGQSMPMHNISQNPQYNVMHNPSLNHFQRYRPAGLTNPPQQNRLVSNCANMNSQGGAIKNNAHHAPYPRPHIEGVSNLHYKADVLVSNTGPSSSVPNNSIQSSVEHTRESAPPPYPGQHSHGPMLNKTRHVVGARAHSLQYIPNQGSAHTLHYKPKNTYVLISNTGPSSSVLNHGMQFSGQQNCESVPPSYPIRQGYYVTVTEDKSGNGFRAENVILIGDKPNESALVRQGSSASNAPSVPTVQKAIAVVQPLSQCMQTNTSLNVADRMPLTTQGMSFSTSGENVSNPGEESCDQSPSQAQTTLTVSASLTNEFGQKVRPEATLELGAGRTVTQNSETSVVELTKTYSYFESEPSLSNCLHVEKVDSQPLSNLKCQATQRKELAGTEMTTHVHVNQLSEETNEKVVSDEDIFELSSVPVIKWRLGKLKDLVDTVQHPKCSETLVESKLLSLYWDGDGQKLIDAVRSGIFQNIMREVRSVCGKDVSSQSVIFSQVRRKNWAQVEEKCVILKHDSVYPVVPGQESSWLNTNKQLDDIDREFGFPSSLIYHQQTFRRGDEQPKRNCTENENSVENDDSASDMQTEMIQTERPAPSESDAKEIQGSSLAHSSTHTLSPVKKESENTILCDPFSSLEINVLTPEEAMRFFNGQLLQDKVGEDQLKLPVDVELNELKDYSVEDKSSERVDLKLTTVKYEVDVQSEDYCCLSRWKAVFSGSTNSVSCKCQYKTELGLTKATVNAKMFVEGTLAVEPSTTNAEQRESLDLWKSNGTAERKREGNPGKNGNPQSGKSTGIECQTIFLSDSESETDRPYTNGAKSLPLSKPPSLCLPSKCPNIVEVEIEDVFSSYEDFLKVSTPMSELVWDNVQPKQQLPGPLQKQIECVEALSVSLEERNLGGSEVIPTVTIPTSNLLRQPAEKISFLTSLSLAQRCHKHLSPKLNCSWKVKQKGVGHKRCVEGPHSVPRKRRKIRQGLGPFIQLVPEVNLTDTDDDFESPNTSASKSLEEDRPSNGRNLQKPAEPGIGTKISRVTTVSLALFGSSPQRTNGTVVTGQRKDHNSSRPRPFADKAPAPPLTLSVNVKSWKIEPSETSPPVESPVRQRLFNEWENSFVPTKKTKSRGRPRLRNRRGFAPKIVCAEVAKKTVTSTNTDGSALSSERRATPERTVRAKQTLRHFERESILNGLKLRLKKSRIKAVPSSKPVTVEKSTIKIRSPAPLPLEENSVLRFSVLPESFNFKDGQEPMDTRTQTGSMKEMAGAGAVAATTESTKTIVRKSQGLWSAGPQKRYCPLTSSPTKIPKSSSTAFQEFQRKFKRLSQD, from the exons ATGGCAGAAGGCGAGACTGAGAAGCCAAGGAGAATGCAGACTACCTGGCCCCAAAGTGGACCGGATCGATCAGTCACTGGACAATCCTCAAGTCCTCAAGTCACCAGTGGTCAGCTGAGTGGGAATCCGAGCACCTCTTCTCATCAATATGGGATGGTCAGACCATCGGTGGCGTATACACTAGGTAGGGAAGTCGGACCAGTGGTCCCATATACTCAAGGTGGTGAATGCTTACCACACAGCAGTCAAGTAACCAGTGTAGGTTACTTGAGTGGACAGACCCAGAATCAACAGGCACCCACAAAAGGGCAGACCCTAATGGCCACTAGTCCCCTTTTGACATCACTCTTGACTAACAATGCAGCTGCACAATTAACTGGTGTTACATCACAAAGTGGATACCATCACACCCTGCCTGGAAGGGTTAACGATGCTTTTCAAACTACTTTCCAGCAGGGACATAGGTCTTTGGGTGTTAATGGTAACAATTCACAGAGGTTGGTACAGGATGGTCAGGGTGCAACCATTCACTGCCCCTCTGATATTAATGCATCACTGAATACAAATTGTATTTATCTCCAAAGACCAGCAAGTGGCAGTCAGCAGCTGGTACTTGACAGACAAGAGGGGACCTCCAGTGGTACCTCTGCTGCTCTTGCAATGGGTAGGAGTCCCAATCATGTCAATCATCAATGGACTGTAGTGAGTGGAAAGGATTCAAGTAGGATGGCGGTTCAAGCTCTTCATCAGGGATATCCACAAACACCAAACTCTTTGCAAATTGCACAGGAGACAAGTAGTGTGCCATCAAGGACATCTCCACGGTCTCCCACAGCATATAAACAACTGTATTtgattctaaatcaaaacaataaCAACAGGACTGAGATGAACAGGGTTCAACATGGCACACCTGTCCAAACTGACCCATCAAACCACAGTCAAATGTATCCCTTCCAACCTCTCACGGACAGCAACAACCAGGTCAATCTACCAAATGCTACAGTGGGGCAGTCAATGCCAATGCATAACATTAGCCAGAATCCTCAATACAATGTTATGCATAACCCTTCTCTTAATCATTTTCAAAGATATCGCCCTGCAGGCCTTACCAACCCACCACAACAGAACAGACTTGTGTCAAATTGTGCAAATATGAACAGTCAGGGAGGGGCCATTAAAAATAATGCACACCATGCCCCATATCCTAGGCCCCATATCGAAGGCGTATCCAACCTACATTACAAGGCAGACGTTCTGGTGTCCAACACTGGACCATCTTCATCTGTGCCAAACAATAGTATACAGTCTTCAGTCGAGCACACCCGTGAGTCCGCTCCTCCACCATACCCAGGCCAGCACTCACATGGACCCATGCTGAACAAGACGAGACATGTGGTTGGGGCAAGAGCACATTCTCTGCAATACATACCAAACCAAGGCTCAGCCCATACACTACATTACAAGCCAAAAAACACCTATGTTCTGATATCCAACACTGGACCATCTTCATCTGTGCTAAACCATGGTATGCAGTTTTCAGGCCAGCAAAACTGTGAGTCTGTGCCACCGTCATACCCCATAAGACAGGGCTATTACGTAACGGTAACAGAGGACAAAAGTGGAAATGGATTTAGAGCAGAAAATGTTATTTTGATAGGAGATAAACCTAATGAAAGTGCTCTGGTACGGCAAGGATCATCTGCAAGTAATGCCCCCTCTGTTCCTACGGTGCAGAAGGCCATCGCCGTTGTACAACCACTATCGCAGTGTATGCAGACAAACACATCTCTCAACGTGGCTGATAGAATGCCCTTGACTACCCAAGGTATGTCGTTCTCAACTAGTGGTGAAAATGTGAGCAACCCTGGGGAAGAATCTTGTGACCAGAGTCCATCACAAGCCCAAACAACCCTTACTGTATCTGCTTCTTTGACAAATGAATTTGGACAAAAGGTCAGACCGGAAGCTACATTAGAATTGGGTGCTGGAAGAACAGTGACTCAGAATTCAGAAACTTCAGTTGTTGAATTGACCAAGACATATTCATATTTTGAGTCTGAACCGTCACTATCGAACTGCTTACATGTAGAGAAAGTGGATTCTCAACCATTATCTAATTTGAAATGTCAAGCCACTCAGAGAAAAGAATTAGCTGGCACAGAAATGACCACTCATGTGCATGTTAACCAATTGAGTGAGGAAACAAATGAAAAAGTAGTTTCAGATGAGGACATTTTTGAATTGTCCTCAGTTCCTGTAATCAAATGGAGACTTGGTAAATTGAAGGACTTGGTAGACACTGTGCAACATCCAAAATGCTCTGAGACACTGGTTGAAAGCAAGCTACTAAGCCTCTATTGGGATGGAGATGGGCAGAAGCTTATAGATGCTGTAAGATCTGGTATCTTCCAGAATATAATGCGAGAGGTTAGATCTGTGTGTGGCAAAGATGTGTCATCACAGTCTGTCATATTTTCACAAGTCAGGCGCAAAAACTGGGCTCAAGTTGAAGAGAAGTGTGTCATTCTTAAACATGATTCTGTTTACCCCGTGGTCCCGGGTCAAGAGTCCTCATGGCTGAACACCAATAAGCAGCTTGATGACATAGACAGGGAGTTTGGATTCCCTTCGTCACTAATATATCACCAACAGACTTTTCGAAGAGGAGATGAACAACCAAAACGTAATTGTACCGAAAATGAAAATTCTGTAGAAAATGACGACTCTGCCAGTGACATGCAGACTGAGATGATTCAGACAGAGAGACCAGCACCCTCTGAATCTGATGCTAAAGAAATTCAAGGGTCAAGTTTGGCACACAGCTctacacacaccctctcaccAGTTAAGAAAGAAAGTGAAAACACCATTTTATGTGACCCATTTTCCTCCCTGGAGATCAACGTGCTGACACCAGAAGAGGCTATGCGGTTTTTCAATGGCCAGCTACTGCAAGACAAAGTGGGAGAAGACCAGTTGAAATTGCCAGTGGATGTGGAGCTGAATGAGTTGAAAGATTACTCCGTGGAGGATAAATCATCTGAGAGAGTAGATTTAAAGTTGACGACTGTAAAATATGAAGTGGATGTCCAATCAGAAGATTACTGTTGTCTCTCACGTTGGAAGGCAGTGTTCAGTGGGTCCACCAATTCTGTGTCCTGCAAATGCCAGTACAAGACTGAATTGGGTTTGACAAAGGCCACTGTGAATGCAAAGATGTTTGTCGAGGGAACTTTGGCTGTTGAACCGAGCACAACAAATGCAGAACAAAGGGAAAGCCTGGATTTATGGAAATCAAATGGCACagcagaaagaaagagggaagggaATCCTGGTAAAAATGGGAATCCCCAATCAGGAAAATCTACAGGCATTGAATGCCAAACTATTTTCTTGTCTGATAGTGAATCTGAGACTGATCGCCCATACACTAATGGGGCGAAGAGCTTGCCATTGTCAAAACCCCCATCACTGTGCCTGCCCAGCAAGTGCCCAAACATTGTTGAAGTTGAAATTGAAGATGTCTTCTCGAGCTATGAAGACTTTCTCAAAGTATCCACCCCAATGTCTGAGCTAGTGTGGGACAATGTACAGCCAAAGCAGCAACTACCAGGTCCACTCCAGAAACAAATTGAATGTGTAGAAGCACTTAGTGTCTCTTTGGAAGAAAGGAACCTTGGGGGTAGTGAAGTCATTCCTACAGTTACCATTCCTACTTCTAATCTGCTACGCCAACCAGCAGAGAAAATCAGTTTTCTAACATCACTCTCCTTGGCGCAAAGATGTCACAAGCATCTATCGCCTAAATTAAATTGTAGCTGGAAGGTTAAACAAAAAGGGGTTGGACACAAGAGATGTGTTGAAGGTCCTCATTCtgtcccaagaaagcgaaggaaAATAAGGCAAGGTTTGGGTCCCTTCATTCAACTTGTTCCTGAGGTCAACTTGACTGACACAGATGACGATTTCGAGTCCCCCAATACAAGTGCTTCTAAGTCTTTGGAAGAAGACCGACCTTCAAACGGTCGCAATCTCCAGAAGCCAGCAGAACCTGGAATTGGGACCAAGATTTCAAGGGTCACAACAGTAAGTCTGGCCTTGTTTGGTTCCTCGCCCCAGAGGACAAATGGGACTGTAGTAACTGGCCAACGCAAGGACCATAATTCTTCTCGACCTAGACCTTTTGCAGACAAAGCTCCAGCACCTCCTTTAACCCTCAGTGTGAATGTCAAGTCCTGGAAGATAGAGCCCTCCGAGACCAGCCCGCCAGTGGAAAGCCCAGTCAGACAACGGCTCTTCAACGAGTGGGAGAacagttttgtgccaacaaagaAGACAAAGTCCAGGGGCAGACCAAGACTACGAAACAGAAGAGGCTTTGCTCCGAAGATTGTTTGCGCTGAAGTTGCCAAAAAGACTGTTACCTCGACCAACACAGATGGTAGTGCATTATCCTCTGAAAGACGAGCCACACCAGAAAGAACCGTAAGGGCCAAGCAGACTTTGCGGCACTTTGAAAGAGAGAGCATCTTAAATGGCCTGAAACTCAGACTGAAGAAATCTAGGATCAAGGCAGTGCCTTCCAGCAAACCTGTTACAGTGGAAAAAAGTACAATTAAGATCAGGAGCCCTGCTCCTTTGCCTCTTGAGGAGAACAGTGTTCTGAGGTTCAGTGTGCTGCCAGAGTCGTTCAACTTCAAAGATGGACAAGAACCCATGGATACTCGGACACAGACTGGTTCAATGAAGG AAATGGCTGGTGCTGGTGCTGTTGCTGCGACGACTGAGAGTACTAAAACAATAGTCCGGAAATCCCAAG GTTTATGGTCTGCTGGCCCTCAGAAGAGATATTGTCCTCTCACCTCTTCGCCCACTAAAATCCCCAAGTCTTCCTCCACTGCCTTCCAGGAGTTTCAGAGGAAATTCAAGCGGCTATCCCAAGACTAG